The nucleotide window CAATGGCCGGCCCGTCAATCTCCGGGACGTGCTTGCACTGACCACCCCGTGGCTCACGACAAAGCGGGACGACGCCTCGGCGACTGGCCGTTTTGGGATCGGGCTTATGACGCTCCAGGCGCTCGCCCCCGCGCTGGAGATTCTACTCTGGGCCGTACTCGCTCGGCCTTGGTAGCCCCTCCCTGGAGTGGATCGAGAATCTTGTCCCTGCCGCCGTCAGCCGCGCAGCAAGCACAACCCTTCTCCGTATTCCGTTCGGCCCCGGCGTTCTCGTGGCAGAGGAACTCGCCGAGTGGTTCGATCGCTGGGACGACTCGGCACTATTGTTCCTCTCTTCCGTCCGCGAGGTCGAAGTCCGCGCGGGCGAACGGCCCCTCTGCATGCTGAAGCTGGAGTGGGAGGAGTTGGGGGACGAGGTCGCGACGATCGGGACGCAGCCATACACGGTGAGCCGACGCTGTGCACGTGCTCAGGATGGACGGCGCTGGATCGTGCACACCGTCGGAGCGGCGCCACCCGCGGGAGTCGAGCGGGCCAGGAAGGCGCGGGCGGAGAACATGCCGCTGGGGGTGGCGCTGCCGCTCTCCCATTGCGAGCGGGGTTCCGTCTATGCCGGACTTCCTGTAGCCGCGACTTGGCTGTGCGCAAGACTGCACGGTCAGTTCGATCCCACGGCAGGTCGGCAAGGACTCGCGGCGACTCCATGGAATACCGCACTCTACCCGCTCGTGGCGGACCTCTGGCAGGCGGCCGTGGTCCGGCTCTTCGCAGAAGCGCCGTCGAGTGCGTGGGCGGTCGTGCCGCTCCCCGAAACGGATGCCGGCCCCGGACCTATCACGGAACTCGAGCGGGTCATGCTCGCCCGGGCGCGGTCCGAACTGCCGAAGCGCATCAAGATCACCGTGGGCGGGAGTGTCTGCCCGCTCGCCTCTCTCGCGGTCGAGGTGGCGAGCCTGAGCGGCGTGATCACGGAAGCCGAGACGGCGCGACTCGCGAAGCTGCCGGCGGCGCTTCCCACCGCGGTTCGCGACGAGGAAGCTCGCTGGCGCGACGTGTTGCACGACTGGCGGGTGTCAGGTGCGGAGCTTCCCCCGCCTGTCGACGTCGAAACCGCCCTCGACCTGCTCCGCGACGCCGGGCGTGACCCGGACGCGGTGGTTACACTCGCCGCTGCCGCCGTCGGCGAGGGACTCGAAGATAGACTCGCGGCGTTGCCGTGTATCGTGCTCGACGACGGGTCACGCACGCGGCCGCCGACACAGGCGGACGCGTGGATGCTGGTCGTGACCTCCGGAGGGATCGGAGACGAGCTCGGTGTCACTCGCACGCTGCATCCGGCGCACTTAGCCGCTTCAAGCCCAGCCAAGGCGGTACTGGAGTGGCTCGGCCGCGCAAAGGCGCTTGTGCAGAGCCCGAACGCCCTTGCAATCCTGAGTCGGCTGGCGCGTGCGGGAGAGGCAGGGCAGCGACTGCCCAATCCGCTTTCGGATCGGCAGGTGTCGGCATTGCGCGATGCTTTCGACACGCTGTCGCCCGACGAACGTACCAGAGTGGGTCCAGGCGTGGGGCGCGCAATCCAGTTGCGGGCGCAGCGCTTCGACCGGAGGGGCCGCCGACAGGAGACGGTTGCGACCCCTGCGGAGGCCTATATCCCGCAGCGAATCGAGAAGGACCGTGAGGGTTTCGCGGTTGCGGCAGGCAGTGCGCCAGACCTCATCTGGCTCCATGGACGCTACGCCGAGGTGCTACGGTCGCCTGGGCGGTCGGGGCTCGGTCCCCTGCGTTTCCTCCGGCTGCTCGGGGCCGAAACCGTACCTCGGCTCACCCCGCACCCCCAGCTCGAGAAGCGCTACGTTAACGAGCGACGACTCGGGTTGCACATCTATCTGGACGGCAGTCCGGGGTCTCGCCGCGAGGCGATGGAGGCGCTGGGCGCAACCTACACGCTCGAGGACAGGCACAGCCCCGACCTCGTCGCCGTCCTTGAATCGATCGCCCGGGAACGCAAGGCGAGAACCAGGCGCGTGAGAGCCGCGGCGATGCTCGGCGCGCTAGACCGGGCCTGGGAGCGACTCGCAGACACGGCGAACGTCGCCGCCGCATCCGACAGCTACGGCTGGAACTCGAGGGGCACGGTCCGGGCGTTCTGGCTCTGGCAGGCGGCGACGATCCCCTGGCTCGACGATACGAGGGGAGTTCCCACACCGCCCATCGGACTGCGCCGCCGCACGCCGGGAACCGTCGCCGTGCATGGGCCCGACGCGGCGGGTTACCTGCACAAGGACCTCCAAGAGCATCGGCTGGACGTGCTCGCGGCGTTGGGGGTTACCGGTGACCCGGACACAGGCACTCTGGTCGCGCGGCTGCGCACACTCCAGAAAACGCAGCCTCCAGATGAAAGCGTTGCGACTGAAGCTGCGGCCATCTATCGCACGCTAGCGGAGCGGCTCGCGGATGGTAGGCACCTGCCGGGGGACCTGTCGTCGGCGCGGCTCCTGGCGGAGTTCAATGTGCTGCCCGGCCTGATCCTGACGAACCGCGGCTGGAAGCGGACGTTCGAGGTTCTCAACGGGGATCCGGTGTTCGGCGAACGCCGCGCGTTCGTGCCGCTCGTTCAAGGGACAAAGCGGCTCTGGACAGCCCTCAAGGTGCGCTCGCCGTTGATCAGCGACTACGTGAACGTGCTGGTCGAGATCGGGGGCTCGCGCAAGCCACCCGCTGTCGCCGATTCCGTGGTCATGCTCGAATGCCTGCGTTTCCTGGCACATCACATCGGTGAAGTAACGCAGGGCGGCGCCGTGGAACGCCAACTCGCGACACTGCCGCTTTGGACGAGCCGGGGCTGGAAGGCGCGGAGGCCCGTGTACGTGGTCGATGATCTCCCGCTTGCCGACGGGCTCAAGGATCGGGTGCCGGTCTGGATGCCGGGCGGCGAGGTGGCTCAGTTCAAAGTCCTGCGCGCGCCGCTGCATCTGACCGAGGTGGTTGGCGCCTCGGCGAGCGTGGTTGATGCCGATCAGGCGGAAGCCCACGTCGAGGCAACTGCGACGCTCCGGAGCGCCGTAGCTCTGCTGAAGGAGGATCTGATTCGGAATGAGCCTGCGGCGGCGGGTAGGATGCGGACTGAGTGGGACCGGCTCGCACAGCTCGAAGTGCGGATTTCGCCCACTCTGCAGGTTCGGTTAAGTGGTGTCGGATTCAGGGACGGTCTGGTCGTCCCGGTTTCCGCCAAAGCGGACTTGGACGCGGGCATACTCTTCATGCGCGATTCCGGTCGGCTTGCCCGCGTCGACGGCGGCGGCCGCGCAATCGCGAGCCTATTCGGGACCGACCCGCGGCGTCTTGCGCAAGCGTGGTTGGCCGCGTGCGGAGAAGCCGAGGCCGGTCGTGAGGCGGTTCAGCTCCGGCTCTCGGAGGAGCGTGCAGCTGCCGAGCAAAAGGCGATAGCAGAACGACTTGCCGATTTCCGGGCACGGACGGCAAGGGCGCATGAGTCACGCCCGGCCGGCGGTGGGCGAACCTTCGGATCCACCATGCCCGTACCCGCGGCTGACACGCGTCACGGTGCGCAAACGCCGTCCTCTCCTGCTCAACCGAAACGAACGCTGATCGATCCCTCGAAGTACCGGCTCGTCGATACCCAGGGCAGGGTGGAAAACACCACCGGGGCGAAGATGAAGCCTGCGAAACAGGACTCAACGGGCGAGCCGCTGGCAGAGCCGAAGCAGGGTGGCGCCACGCCTCAATCAAACACTTCACCGGCGCAGTACACGGGAGAAGAAAAGGAGAGACTTGGGTTGGGGCTCCTTCAGAGGGTGCTTGCGAGCGATGCGGGGGAGGTGATCGACCTGCGCGCCCAGCGGGGCGTGGGGGCGGACGCGGTGGACCTCGACCGGCGGTACTATGAATTGAAAGTCTACGCAGGCCAAGAGCCCGATCAGATCGTGCTTGAAGGCTCTCAAATCAAACGGGCGCTCATTACGCCCGCCTTCTTTCTCGCAATCGTCTCGGACCTGGAAGGCGACAAGGCGCGTCCCAGGGTTCGGATCATAGTCAATCCGCTCGCCCAATTGCAGCCCGGCGAGAAATCCTCGATGCCCTTCACCGGCGTTCGATCGGCCCACTCCTTGGTTTACGAATTCGACCGGGATAGCTGAACGGTCAACCCGCAGTCGCCGCTCGGCGGGCGCGGACTTCACATGCGACCGGCCGCCCACACACATGGTGGACGGCCGGTCCTGTCTGGATCTGCTTCCCGCTCGCGGTGGCCGGCGTGGATTCGCTACCGGCTGGGGCGCGGGAACACCTGAGCCCACCGGGTGCCCCGCGGCATGTAGATCCGGTTGCCGGTGTACTCGTAGCCGCTCACCTCCGTCAGCAGTGCCGTCCCGGAGGGCGTGTGCAGGAACGCGAGCGGCCGCTCGCCGTACTCCGACTGGTCGTCGGGGTAGCGGACGTAGGAGATGTACTGCTGTGCCAGGAGCTGCAGGCCGGCGGACGAGCGGCGGAAGATGGCGAAGACCACGTGGCGCTGCCCGCCGCCGTCCGCCTGGAATGTGGCCGCGAGGATCCCTCCCGCGCCGGCGACCACCGAGTCCTCCGAGGCGCGGGCCGGCTGGAAGCCATACGCCGAGAACACAGTCCGGGAAGCCTGCCTGAGCTGCGGCATGATTCCGGCCGGTACCGGTTCGGACTCCATGGTGATCGCTCGGACCGCGATCGACGTGTAGACGCGCCCCACGAAGCCGCCGCTCGTGAGGTGCAGGGCCGCTTCCGTGACCGGGTCCTGGATCTTCAGGTGCGGAGTCACCGTTATTGTCCCGGCGGCAACCTCCTCAACCGAGGGAGCGACGTGGAACAGGCGGATGCCCCGGTAGAAGAGCTCCACGAACTTCGACTCGGGCTGGACGCCCGTGCGCCGGGCTTCCGCGAGCGCCTCGCTGATCGGCTCGAGGATCTGGGTCCCGCGGAAGTCGGCGACGGGCATGATCTCGTACTCACCATCGGTCGCCCCCCACGCTGAATAGAGCACCACGCGCGCAGGCGGGCTCCCGGCCGGGGGCCGGACGTGGCGGCGCTCCGCGCTGGGCGGAGCCGGCGGTGGGGGAGCCGGTGGAACCGGCGCTGCGGCCACGCGTGGAACCTCGGATCGTACGACCACGAGTGTCCCGGGCGCGGACGGTCCAGCGTACACCAGTCCTGCGGGACTCACCGCCACGGCCGCGAACCCGCCGGGGCTCGCGAACTGTGACCAGGTCGCGCCGTCGTCACCCGACCAGAACAGTCCCGCGTCCGTCGCGGCCCAAACGCGCCCCGCGCCGTCCACTGCGAGCGAGCGCGTGTTCGTCGGCACCGGCAACCCCGCGGTGTAGGCCCACGTCATCCCGCCGTCGGTCGAGCGGAAGATTCCCCGGTGGGTGCCGGCGATGAGCGTTCCCGAGGGCGGCTGCGCGATCGCGCGCACCGTTCCCTCACGGAGTCCGGAAGCGGGCCGCTCCCTGGTGTCACCTTGATTCCGGGAAAAGTAGATCCCGTCCTCCGTTCCCACGAAGAGCAGTCCGTCTCGCTCACCAGAAGCGCGTGGACATTCGTCATCTCGAGCCCGCGGCCCACGCCCTTCCACCCCGCCGGATCCGAGCGGAGGATCGATCCGCCGCGCGTGCCGAGGAAATACAGGGAGTGCTCGGGATCGGCGACGACGGCTTGGCCGTACTTCGAGGGACCCCGCCGATCCCAGCTTGCGCCCGAGTTCCGCGTTTCGAACAGTCCGCCGCTCCAGCCGGCCACCACCGCCAGCACCCGGCCGTCGGGTTCGGCCTGGATCGCGCGGATGTTCCGGTCCGCGAGCCCCGCGCTCGTCCAGGAACGCCCCCCGTCCGCCGAGCGGAGCACGCCGTTCCTCTCAGTGCCCGCCCAGATCGTACCGTTGCTGTCGACCGCGATTGCCTGGACCCCGCTGGCGAAGTTGCCATGCGGTGGAAGGATCGTGGGCTGCTGCGCGGCGCGGTGCGCGGATTTGCTACCGCCACGAGATCAGGGCCAGAAGCGGGCGCGCGCGGGATCGGAGTGGAAGGGCAGGTCGGTACATGATTCTGGGAGGAGGGTGGACGCCTGTTGGAATCGGTGGGTGCGACCATGCGCGCCCCCCGATGGCTGAAACCGTAGCTGCCGACCATCACCGAGGGTGGCAATTCACTGGCCCGGCCGTTTGCTGAGGAACGGGATGTCCAGCGACCCTGGCTGGAGCATGAAGAAACCACTCAGGTGACGGTGATCTCTGGCATAGGCGCCGAACAGGAAACCGACACGGGAGCGCGAAAAGGCATTGTTCTTACGCACTCGAATCAACGCGGAGACTCCTAGGTACCCGCCACCACCCAACAACACGGCCGACTTCGAATCCACCGTCGGTGTTCCATCGGGTGTTGCGGCCGGCACGGTATCGGTCTTCGCCCCACTTGCGAGGGAGCCGAACCCTCCGAGATGCAACCGGATACCCTCGCTGCCATCCCGTCGCAGAAACGCGAACTGCAGATTCACGGCCGGGCCTGTCATGGGTGTTGCCGCCGCGAGAGACTTGTCCGCCCTCGAGAAGGGGAACATAAGTCCGCCGAACACCTCCGTGTCGACCCAGCTCAGAACTTTGCCCGGCCGCACGATCGTGGCGGTAATCGGGGACGGATCGTGCACGTACAGGTGGAAGGCCGGGTCATGCCGGACGGTGATGGCCACCGACGTCCCTGGGTCCTTCAGCACGGCCACTTGGTTCGGGAAGAGATCTGAGATAGACCTGTTTTCCCCGTGACGAGAGTTTGCGCCGGAAGCTGAACAGCGGGAACGCCGAAAGCGTTCATCTGACCTGACACGATGATGTGCTGCCGGACACCCCCTGCCCCGGGTTTGATGAAGATGCGCACTTCGCCGAGGTCATTGCGCTGCTCCGCGGGAAGGTTCTGATAGTCGGCAATCGAATAGGCTCTACCGTCCTTCGTTCTGATTTCCACGACCTGACGGAGGGCGGTGGCCGTGGGATTCTCCTTTACCGTAATGTCGAAGCGGCTTAGAGCCGGTTGCTGCTTGTCTCCGAGCTCGAATGTGAGGTGGTCCAGTCCGCTCAGGTCCGGGAGTGTGATCGGCAGTGAGAGGATGTCGCCCACGTTGGTGGCCTCCACGGGATATTTCTGGCCGTTCAGGGTTAGGTGAAGGTGCGATCCCAAGCCCTTACCCCTGAGGCGCAGCCTGATGACGTCGTTGGACCACGTGAAGGGAGTGGCCGGCCCACCATTGACGTGAACGACCTGAACTAACGGTTGTTCAGGGTTTTCGTTGACCGGAACAGAAAGCTTGTAGATCGCCACCGCGCCGGCCTGATCGAAGACGTAGAGCTGGTCGTCAGCGGCTGCGGAGGTGAGCTGCAGCGTGCCGAGATACCCGTTCGTCGTGGGGTTGGTGACCTGGAACGTCCCGCGTCGCGCCGCGTCTGCAGTGGAGACGGGGTAGGTGACGCCAGACGAGAGGCTCTTCGCAGCCCCGGCAGGAAGAACGAGGTTCACGCTGCGGTTGTACGTTGGATAGAGCGAAGTGACCGGGTCGCTGCTGGGAGCGGCTGTGAGTGTCACGGCTGCAGGGGGGGCTGCAACCGCCGTTACCGTGCAGGTGACCTCCTGCACCGTTGGGTCCGCACCCTCCTTGAACGGCTTCTTGGACTGAATCGAAACCGTCAGGGTTGTTGTCCCTGCAGCAGTCGGGATGAAGCTCCCGGTCCAGTTCG belongs to Longimicrobium sp. and includes:
- a CDS encoding sialidase family protein codes for the protein MRAIAQPPSGTLIAGTHRGIFRSTDGGMTWAYTAGLPVPTNTRSLAVDGAGRVWAATDAGLFWSGDDGATWSQFASPGGFAAVAVSPAGLVYAGPSAPGTLVVVRSEVPRVAAAPVPPAPPPPAPPSAERRHVRPPAGSPPARVVLYSAWGATDGEYEIMPVADFRGTQILEPISEALAEARRTGVQPESKFVELFYRGIRLFHVAPSVEEVAAGTITVTPHLKIQDPVTEAALHLTSGGFVGRVYTSIAVRAITMESEPVPAGIMPQLRQASRTVFSAYGFQPARASEDSVVAGAGGILAATFQADGGGQRHVVFAIFRRSSAGLQLLAQQYISYVRYPDDQSEYGERPLAFLHTPSGTALLTEVSGYEYTGNRIYMPRGTRWAQVFPRPSR